From the genome of Streptomyces sp. V2I9:
TACCTGTACCAGCTGGCCTCGCACCTGACCACGTTCTACGACCAGTGCCAGGTGCTCAGCCCGGACAACGCCCCGGAGGTCGTCGAGAACCGGCTCTTCCTGGTCGAGCTGACCGCCCGGACCCTGCACCGGGGGATGGCGCTGCTGGGCATCCGGACGCCCGAGCGGCTCTGACCGCGCACCCTGTCGTACGTACGCACGTCGGCCCCGGCACCTGGAAAGGCGCCGGGGCCGACCGCGTACGGCGGGGTCCGTCGCCCCCCCCGGACCTCAGGGTGCGGTGAGTTCCACGACGACGTCGTACACGCCCGGGTTCGGGGTGACCGGCTGCCGGGTCTCCTCGCGGGCCGCCCGGGTCCGGGAACCGAAGTCGGGGTCGGCGGTGGCCGCCTCCCATGCCTCCTGGCTCTCCCAGTGGGAGACGTTGACGAGCTGGAAGCGGGAGTCCGTGGAGCGGGCCCGGTGCATCCGGGAGTCGATGAAGCCGGGCTTGTCCCGCATGAGGCGGGCCCGCTGTTCCCACTTCTCGATGAACGCGTCGAGTCCGTCGGCGGCTATCTCGAAGACGTTGATGAAGGTGACGGACGATTCCGGCCCGGCGGCAGCCGAGCTGCTCTCCAAGACGGCGGGCGTTTCCGGTGTGGCGGCGGCTGAGCCGCTCCCTGTGGTCATGCCGCAACTCCAGGACGTGCAGCGAAAGCGGATCTTCAAGGTGAGATGTTCTCGCTTCGCGGCATGGGGAGATCCACGGATGTGCAAGGGGCGGTTCCGGAACCGCGGTGGTCGAAGCCGGACGAC
Proteins encoded in this window:
- a CDS encoding antibiotic biosynthesis monooxygenase encodes the protein MTTGSGSAAATPETPAVLESSSAAAGPESSVTFINVFEIAADGLDAFIEKWEQRARLMRDKPGFIDSRMHRARSTDSRFQLVNVSHWESQEAWEAATADPDFGSRTRAAREETRQPVTPNPGVYDVVVELTAP